In Massilistercora timonensis, the following are encoded in one genomic region:
- a CDS encoding LysR family transcriptional regulator has protein sequence MNIAEIETFLMIVKTKNISKTAENLFLSQPTVSHRLKSLEEELEVNLITRKKGYKQIELTARGEEFIPIAERWVSIWREMQLLKHREDKLFLTVGCTDTMNAVLMDLYRQILSETDPVMNLHMETHYSYELYNMLENHEIDIGFVYHHLHFKNIIAEPLLREKMYIVQPRDARIKKPSIHTDELDPSEEIFLSWDGNFRIWHDQRIGRGEQPRVWVDSFTLLYNMLDEDNVWAIMPASVADHISRLKPIYISKIENDVPPPDRTIYRIRHRYPNEATQKAVYLFEEKLEKYLEERNWGELEKRKR, from the coding sequence ATGAACATAGCAGAGATTGAAACCTTCCTGATGATCGTAAAGACAAAAAATATCAGTAAGACAGCGGAAAATCTTTTTCTCTCCCAGCCGACAGTGAGCCACCGGCTTAAATCACTGGAAGAGGAATTGGAAGTGAATCTTATTACAAGAAAAAAGGGGTATAAACAGATTGAACTCACAGCCCGTGGAGAGGAGTTTATCCCTATTGCAGAACGCTGGGTTTCCATCTGGAGGGAAATGCAGCTTTTAAAGCATCGGGAGGATAAACTTTTCCTGACGGTCGGATGTACAGATACTATGAACGCGGTCCTTATGGATCTGTACCGTCAGATCCTCTCAGAGACGGATCCTGTCATGAATCTCCACATGGAGACCCATTACTCCTATGAACTTTATAATATGCTGGAGAATCATGAGATCGATATCGGATTTGTCTACCATCATCTGCATTTTAAGAATATCATTGCAGAGCCTCTGCTGCGGGAGAAGATGTATATTGTACAGCCACGGGACGCCAGGATCAAAAAGCCGTCGATCCATACAGATGAGCTGGATCCGTCGGAGGAGATTTTCCTGAGCTGGGACGGAAATTTTCGTATCTGGCATGACCAGAGGATCGGGCGAGGCGAACAGCCCAGAGTATGGGTGGACAGTTTTACGCTCTTATATAATATGCTGGATGAGGACAATGTATGGGCGATCATGCCGGCATCTGTGGCAGATCATATCTCCAGGCTGAAACCGATCTATATCAGTAAGATTGAAAATGATGTTCCGCCTCCGGACCGGACTATCTACCGGATCCGTCACAGGTATCCCAATGAGGCGACTCAGAAAGCAGTATATTTATTCGAGGAAAAGCTGGAAAAGTACCTTGAGGAAAGAAACTGGGGCGAACTGGAAAAGAGGAAGAGATAA
- a CDS encoding aminotransferase class V-fold PLP-dependent enzyme, producing the protein MNTEHGSLFPVEYQEHLKSQFCYADTDPLYGPRLFFENSGGSLRLRAAVEAKAACEQFPDCPERNYARGLKLAHYVSEGTKEILEIVFGAKSGALVTELSASQTMFQIVDVILENIKWGKNAVTSCLEHPSAHDAVEYACTKTGREFREVPANPKTGGIDVDEVMKYVDQDTCLVSIMAASNISGNIMDIKELVRRVKEVNPEIYVISDAVQHAPHAVVDVEDWGVDASNIAPYKFFGVRGCGFAYVSDRVATMMHHKLTLKDANVWALGTPTPGNFAAMMAVIDYVCSIGEHFIHSQDKRELFVEGMNRIHMQERALLYRILEGTPEVPGLRHIPGVEVYADMEDLTYKDLIIAMGIKGIDYPECVIEYMKRGVTVFERVRSSIYSKRIVDTLGIPGAIRVSPLHCHGPKDIDKFLKITKEISEAVGN; encoded by the coding sequence ATGAACACAGAACATGGAAGCTTATTCCCGGTGGAATATCAGGAGCATCTGAAATCGCAGTTCTGCTACGCGGATACAGATCCGCTCTATGGTCCCCGGCTTTTCTTTGAGAATTCCGGCGGTTCCTTACGCCTGCGCGCCGCTGTCGAGGCAAAAGCAGCCTGCGAACAGTTCCCGGACTGCCCGGAGAGAAATTACGCAAGAGGACTGAAACTTGCCCACTATGTATCAGAAGGTACAAAAGAAATCCTGGAAATCGTCTTTGGCGCAAAAAGCGGCGCACTTGTAACTGAACTTTCCGCTTCCCAAACCATGTTCCAGATCGTGGATGTGATCCTGGAGAATATCAAATGGGGAAAGAACGCCGTTACTTCCTGCCTGGAGCATCCCTCCGCGCATGACGCCGTGGAGTATGCCTGCACCAAGACTGGCAGGGAATTCCGCGAAGTCCCGGCCAACCCGAAGACAGGCGGCATTGATGTAGACGAAGTAATGAAATATGTGGATCAGGATACCTGCCTTGTCAGCATTATGGCAGCGTCCAATATCTCCGGCAATATTATGGACATCAAAGAACTTGTCCGCCGGGTAAAAGAAGTCAATCCTGAGATCTATGTGATCTCTGACGCAGTGCAGCATGCGCCTCACGCAGTAGTGGATGTAGAAGACTGGGGCGTGGATGCTTCCAATATCGCTCCTTACAAATTCTTTGGCGTAAGAGGATGCGGATTTGCCTATGTATCTGACCGTGTAGCTACCATGATGCACCATAAGCTTACACTGAAAGACGCCAATGTATGGGCCCTTGGCACACCTACTCCCGGAAACTTCGCGGCCATGATGGCTGTAATCGACTATGTATGCTCCATTGGAGAGCACTTTATCCACAGCCAGGACAAGCGGGAATTATTTGTAGAAGGCATGAACCGTATCCATATGCAGGAACGGGCGCTTCTGTACCGTATACTGGAAGGAACACCGGAAGTTCCCGGTCTGCGTCATATCCCGGGCGTAGAAGTATATGCCGATATGGAAGACCTGACATACAAGGATCTGATCATCGCCATGGGAATCAAAGGCATTGACTACCCAGAGTGCGTGATCGAATACATGAAACGAGGAGTCACCGTCTTTGAACGTGTAAGAAGCAGTATTTACTCCAAGCGTATCGTGGATACCCTGGGTATCCCAGGCGCGATCCGGGTATCTCCGCTTCACTGCCACGGTCCCAAAGATATTGATAAATTCCTGAAGATTACAAAAGAAATCTCCGAAGCAGTCGGAAATTAA
- a CDS encoding AbrB/MazE/SpoVT family DNA-binding domain-containing protein translates to MQAQVKAWGNSQGIRLSKELLEKAGIRLNDLLTIEAKEGTIILKKEFKHKTLEERAAEFGGKLGPYEETAWGDPMGREGW, encoded by the coding sequence ATGCAGGCGCAGGTTAAAGCATGGGGAAACAGCCAGGGTATCCGACTTTCCAAAGAATTATTGGAAAAAGCCGGAATCCGGTTAAATGATCTTCTGACAATAGAAGCAAAAGAAGGAACAATTATATTAAAAAAAGAATTCAAACACAAAACCCTGGAAGAAAGAGCCGCAGAATTTGGCGGAAAACTTGGTCCCTATGAAGAAACAGCATGGGGAGACCCAATGGGTCGGGAAGGATGGTGA
- a CDS encoding type II toxin-antitoxin system PemK/MazF family toxin, whose amino-acid sequence MPQYEQGDILSIEGLNFPVLVVSKNFFHQSEQAIVCPIRSKAAPDPLHIKIISGDLDGIVLCEQMKLLDLRYRGYKKIGRIAYIDLMNISDAIQAIFEY is encoded by the coding sequence ATGCCACAGTATGAACAAGGAGATATCTTATCCATAGAAGGTTTAAACTTTCCGGTTCTTGTCGTAAGTAAAAATTTTTTTCATCAATCAGAACAGGCTATTGTCTGTCCAATCCGTTCAAAAGCAGCTCCAGATCCCCTGCACATTAAAATTATTTCCGGGGATCTGGATGGAATTGTCTTATGTGAGCAAATGAAATTGCTGGATCTGAGATATCGGGGCTATAAGAAAATTGGACGGATCGCATATATAGATCTCATGAACATTTCTGACGCAATACAAGCCATCTTCGAATATTAG